Sequence from the Flavobacteriales bacterium genome:
TCTATAAACCAATCAACCGATCAACCAATCAACCGCCCTCTCCATAAATAGATTACGAAGTAAGGAGTACAACTTTGAAAGAAGATTGTTAGGTTAGCACTCCGCTTCTGTCACTTCGAGTGATGCTGACGGAGGAAGAATTGTATCGAGAAGTAAACCATGACCGCCCCCAACCAAAACCCAGAGCAGAAAGCGCGCGACCGCATCGACCAGATGCTGGTAGATGCGGGTTGGGTGGTGCAATCTAAGAATGAAGTGAATTTGGCCGCCAACCTTGGCGTGGCTGTTCGTGAGTATCAAACGGAGGTTGGCCCCGTGGATTATGCCCTGTTTGTCGACCGCAAGCCCGTTGGTGTTATTGAGGCCAAGAAAGAAGATGAAGGGCAAAAGCTGACCACCGTTGAGGAGCAATCTGTGGGTTATGCCTCTTCCAAACTCAAGTACCTGAATAATGAACCTCTGCCTTTTGTTTATGAAAGCACGGGGGTGCTAACACGGTTTACCGATTACCGCGACCCGAAACCGCGAGGCAGAAGGGTTTTCAGTTTCCACCGTCCTGAAACCATGCAGGAATGGATGAAGCAAGAGCAGACCCTGCGCGGTCGATTACTCGATATGCCTAATTTGGATTTGACCGGTTTGCGCCCTGCCCAGATAGATGCCATTACCAAGCTGGAAAAGTCCTTCAAGGCCAATCGGCCAAAAGCGTTGATACAAATGGCAACAGGCGCGGGTAAGACCTTTACCGCTGCCACCTTCATTTACAGGTTATTGAAGTTTGCCAAGGCCAAGCGCATTCTCTTTTTGGTAGATACGCGCAACTTGGGCGAACAGGCCGAGCAGGAGTTCATGAAGTTTCAGCCCACGGACGATAACCGCAAGTTCACAGAACTGTATAACGTGCAGCGGCTGAGTTCAAGCTATGTGGCCACCGATAGCCAGGTGTCCATCAGTACCATTCAGCGGTTGTATTCCATTCTGCAAGGGACAGAAATGGATGAAAGTGCCGAGAATGAGAATCCGAACGAGAGTTCGTGGATGCAACAGCAGGTAGGCAATAAGGAACCGTTGCCTGTGGCCTACAATGAAAAGGTGCCTATTGAGATGTTCGATTTCATCATTATTGATGAATGCCACCGCAGCATTTACAACCTGTGGAAACAGGTGCTCGATTATTTCGATGCTACCCTTATTGGACTTACGGCCACACCTGAAACGCGTACGCTGGGATTCTTTGATGAGAACCTTGTGAGCGAATACACCTACGAGCAATCGGTTTCGGATGGGGTGAATGTGCCGTTCGATACCTACACCATCGAAACCGATATTTCCAAGAATGGGGCGGTGGTAAAAGCAGGTTGGTATGTGGATAGGCGCGATAAACTCTCACGCAAGAAACGCTGGCAGCGGGAAGATGAGGATACCGCGTACAAGAAGAATGATCTTGATAAAGCGGTGGTCAACCCCAGCCAGATACGCAACATCATACGCGAATACCGCAGGGCCTTGCGTGAAGAGATCTTCCCCGGCAGAATAGACAAGGATGGGGAATACGAAGTGCCCAAGACCCTCATTTTTGCCAAGACCGACAGCCATGCCGATGACATCATTAAAATGGTGCGCGAGGAGTTCGATGAAGGCAACGACTTCTGCAAAAAGGTGACCTACAAAGCTGATGAAGACCCCAAAACGGTGTTGAACCGTTTCCGAAATGAGTATTACCCACGCATTGCCGTTACGGTGGATATGATCGCTACGGGTACCGATGTGAAACCCTTGGAAGTATTGCTCTTTATGCGCGATGTAAAGAGCCTCGGCTATTTTGAGCAGATGAAGGGGCGCGGTACGCGTACCATTAATACGGATGACCTAAAACAGGTATCAGCCACGGCAGCGGCCAAAACGCATTTCGTGATCGTGGATGCCGTAGGTGCCACCAAAAGCAAGAAGACCGATAGCCGTCCGTTGGAGCGCAAACGTACCGTTCCGATGAAAGACCTGCTGGGTGCTGTCACCATGGGCGTGAATGAGGAAGACCTCTTTCTATCCCTTGCCAACCGACTGATACGTTTGGACAGACAACTGTCTGAAAAGGAACAGGCCCAATTGGCCGAGGCAGCAGGCGGTAAAACCCTGAAACAGATCAGCAAGGAACTGCTGAATGCGTTTGACCCTGATGCGATTGATGCCCGTAGAGACCTTGCATGCAGTGGAGACGTTGCATGCAACGTCTCTACCATGGATGCCCAACAACAATTGGCGCGCGAAGCGGCCACCTCGTTCAATGGCAAATTCAATGAGCTGGTGGAGAAGGTGCGTAAACAGCACGAACAGATCATTGACCACCATAATATCGATACGGTTATCCGTAGCGAGTGGGACAAGGATGCGACCGAACGGGCGCAAGGGCTCATCAAAGATTTTAAGGAATACATGGAAGCGCACAAGGACGAGATTCAGGCGCTGAGCATTTTTTACAACCAACCGTACCAACGCAGAACGGTAACCTACAAAATGGTGAAAGAAGTGTTGGACATTCTGAAAACCGACCGACCGCTCCTGGCACCCTTCCATGTGTGGGACGCCTACACGCAGCTGGAAGAGGTGAAAAGCAAACGCCCCGAACATGAACTCACGGCTTTAGTCTCGTTGATACGCAGGGTGTGCGGCATAGACGACCAACTGCGTGGGTTTGACAGCACCATTGATGAGAACTTCCGTAACTGGATATTCAAACAGAATGCGGGGCAGCACAACCGTTTCTCTGAAGAACAGATGGACTGGCTGCGCATGCTGAAAGACCATTTGGTGAACAGCTTTCATATAGATGTGGAAGACCTCGACTACACGCCCTTTGATGCCAAGGGCGGCCGTGGCCGCATGTGGCAGTTGTTCGGGGAGGATATGAATGGGATTATTGAAGAGTTGAACGAAGTATTAGTAGCGTAATGGAGTTATTGAAATCAGATTTCACATTTTTTAAAGTAGGGCAGGGTGCGTTCTACGGAGGCCAGATTTTTTCCCCTGACTCGGGGAAAGCCTGGAACATTGTCTATGACTGTGGCACCAGTACATGGATAAAAGGGCATTACCATGCTTTGGATAGAGAAATAATCCATTTTACCCACAACCAGTTTATTCCTGTCAATAAAATAGACATCCTGTTCATATCGCATTTGGATTATGATCATGTGTCAGGAGTAGTTAAGCTACTTAAAAGACATCAGGCTAAGAAAATTGTTATTCCATATTTCCCGAAAAACCAACGATATGTGTTAAGGTTCTCCGCAAAAGAATTTCCTAATGGAGAGGATGATTTCGGGATAGATGATTACGATTCGTTTATAGAGAATCCATATTCTTTTCTGCGAGAGCGATACAAAGACGCTGATATATACATCGTTACCTCCGAAGAGGCCAAATATATAGAGGACCTAATAAATCCGGAAGGTGATGAACTTTCGGCACAGGGCACACCTGCCACCCCTCCTGCTGATGAGTTTGAAACAACTGCTGCGGAATTCCAATTTTTCAAGAATAACCTGCAATTCTTTCTCCGAAATAGGTGGGAGTTCAGCACTTATGTAAAAGAAATCACGGCAGCGCAAGTTCGAGGTTTGAAGTTATGTTTACTTCTTCAAGTTGGAAAGACCAAGGATGACGAGTTGGAAGATGGAGATTATGAGAAGCTGATAGCCGAGAAAAGGAAAGAGGCACACGCGTGCTACAAGAAAAAACTTGATGACATCAATGCCCACGGTATGGTCTTATTGCATGGTCCGGTTAATTACCATCGTATTGCTGGCAGATCATACGTAGAGAGTGAAATCCGTCCGCCACATTACAGAGCACGCAGAAGGCATGCTTGGGCCGACCATTATGGTCGTCTTCCGCATGCACACAGCTTATTGATGGGAGATACGTCCATCAAGCCAGGCAATAATCCTGTTGCTTTTAGGGAAGATTTCAGACGTAAATTGGAATCCGTTATCGTGTTTCAAGTTCCTCATCATGGTTCGAGCAAAAATTGGGATATGACCCAATATGAGAATTTGCCTACCAGAGGTTGGATGCACCGTTACCTGACCAACGTATGCAACTTTGGTTATGGCAACAAATATGGTCACCCAAGCCATGAGGTATTGAATGACCTTGGAGACTCTCTTGTTCTCAACTCCCAATTCACTTCTTTCTCTACTGGATTAAAGGTGTACTATCGTTGATATGAGAGAAGACTGGGCCGAGTGTTCTATAAACGAAGTTTCTGACCGCATTCATTACGGCTACACGGCTTCCGCAAAAGACCCTGATGCAAATGGGGCAAAGTATCTGAGAATTACGGACATTCAAGATGGAGCAGTTGATTGGAGTACTGTTCCCGTCTGCGACATTGATGACTCCCAACTTGACAAGTTCCAGCTTTCCCCTAACGATCTGGTTTTTGCGAGAACCGGAGGTACTGTAGGTAAGAGCTTTCTGCTTAGTTCGAATGTTCCTCCGAAAGCTGTTTTTGCCTCGTACCTGATTCGAATAATTCTTAATGAGGCCGTTCTTCCTAAATACATCTATTTGTTCTTCCAATCACTACATTATTGGAGTCAGATTGAACTTGGGAAAACTGGTTTAAAGACCAATGTCAATGCTCAGATTCTGTCAAAGCTACGGTTCAACCTTGCCCCCTCCCAGAGCAGCGCGCCATTGTATCCAAGATAGAGCAGTTGTTCAGCGAGTTGGACAACGGCATAGCCAACCTCAAAACCGCGCAAGAGCAACTGAAGGTGTACCGCCAAGCGGTGCTCAAAAAGGCGTTTGAGGGGGAGTTGACCAAGGAGTGGCGCTCCAAACAAAAAGATCTACCTACGGCAGAAGAACTCCTCAAAAAGATACAGGAAGAACGCGAAACTCATTACCAACAACAGTTGGCTGAATGGAAGGTGGCCGTAAAGCAATGGGAAAAAGAAGGGAAAAAGGGGAAGAAGCCGAGTAAGCCAAGGAAGTTAACCGAATTCAATGGTTTCACTGATGAGTGTTCGGCTCTTCTGACCATTGAGTCAGCCTGTAACTATATTATCGATTGTCTTCATTCGACTGCTAAATTTCAAGGCACAGGGTATCATTGTGTTGATACTACATGCATTGAAAATGGTCGTATCGTTTGGGACAAGATTAGATATGTTTCAGAGGAAACTTTTAATCAACGAATTCAAAGATTAAAGCCCATCGCTGGAGATATTCTTTTCGCAAGAGAAGGAACTGTTGGTACT
This genomic interval carries:
- a CDS encoding restriction endonuclease subunit S; translated protein: MREDWAECSINEVSDRIHYGYTASAKDPDANGAKYLRITDIQDGAVDWSTVPVCDIDDSQLDKFQLSPNDLVFARTGGTVGKSFLLSSNVPPKAVFASYLIRIILNEAVLPKYIYLFFQSLHYWSQIELGKTGLKTNVNAQILSKLRFNLAPSQSSAPLYPR
- a CDS encoding DEAD/DEAH box helicase, with product MTAPNQNPEQKARDRIDQMLVDAGWVVQSKNEVNLAANLGVAVREYQTEVGPVDYALFVDRKPVGVIEAKKEDEGQKLTTVEEQSVGYASSKLKYLNNEPLPFVYESTGVLTRFTDYRDPKPRGRRVFSFHRPETMQEWMKQEQTLRGRLLDMPNLDLTGLRPAQIDAITKLEKSFKANRPKALIQMATGAGKTFTAATFIYRLLKFAKAKRILFLVDTRNLGEQAEQEFMKFQPTDDNRKFTELYNVQRLSSSYVATDSQVSISTIQRLYSILQGTEMDESAENENPNESSWMQQQVGNKEPLPVAYNEKVPIEMFDFIIIDECHRSIYNLWKQVLDYFDATLIGLTATPETRTLGFFDENLVSEYTYEQSVSDGVNVPFDTYTIETDISKNGAVVKAGWYVDRRDKLSRKKRWQREDEDTAYKKNDLDKAVVNPSQIRNIIREYRRALREEIFPGRIDKDGEYEVPKTLIFAKTDSHADDIIKMVREEFDEGNDFCKKVTYKADEDPKTVLNRFRNEYYPRIAVTVDMIATGTDVKPLEVLLFMRDVKSLGYFEQMKGRGTRTINTDDLKQVSATAAAKTHFVIVDAVGATKSKKTDSRPLERKRTVPMKDLLGAVTMGVNEEDLFLSLANRLIRLDRQLSEKEQAQLAEAAGGKTLKQISKELLNAFDPDAIDARRDLACSGDVACNVSTMDAQQQLAREAATSFNGKFNELVEKVRKQHEQIIDHHNIDTVIRSEWDKDATERAQGLIKDFKEYMEAHKDEIQALSIFYNQPYQRRTVTYKMVKEVLDILKTDRPLLAPFHVWDAYTQLEEVKSKRPEHELTALVSLIRRVCGIDDQLRGFDSTIDENFRNWIFKQNAGQHNRFSEEQMDWLRMLKDHLVNSFHIDVEDLDYTPFDAKGGRGRMWQLFGEDMNGIIEELNEVLVA
- a CDS encoding MBL fold metallo-hydrolase, encoding MELLKSDFTFFKVGQGAFYGGQIFSPDSGKAWNIVYDCGTSTWIKGHYHALDREIIHFTHNQFIPVNKIDILFISHLDYDHVSGVVKLLKRHQAKKIVIPYFPKNQRYVLRFSAKEFPNGEDDFGIDDYDSFIENPYSFLRERYKDADIYIVTSEEAKYIEDLINPEGDELSAQGTPATPPADEFETTAAEFQFFKNNLQFFLRNRWEFSTYVKEITAAQVRGLKLCLLLQVGKTKDDELEDGDYEKLIAEKRKEAHACYKKKLDDINAHGMVLLHGPVNYHRIAGRSYVESEIRPPHYRARRRHAWADHYGRLPHAHSLLMGDTSIKPGNNPVAFREDFRRKLESVIVFQVPHHGSSKNWDMTQYENLPTRGWMHRYLTNVCNFGYGNKYGHPSHEVLNDLGDSLVLNSQFTSFSTGLKVYYR